In a single window of the Streptomyces sp. CGMCC 4.7035 genome:
- the ftsH gene encoding ATP-dependent zinc metalloprotease FtsH, whose translation MSNAAPPRKTPEQPWRTEGTPEEPPRRPRGRKMRSGWWGLLVAAVVVFAAAYLSLTYFNQGNEPTIAYTEFSKQVGDGNVSKIYSKGDAIQGQLKSARQKPGGGKYTKFKTQRPAFADDKLWQNLSKHNVTVTAQPVVQERGFVYNLLLSLAPLVILVALWVFFARRLRTGFGAGGMLGRKAPPKPVELQPGTQRTTFADVAGIDEVKGELDDVVDFLEHPDAYRSMGAKMPRGVLLTGPPGTGKTLLARAVAGEAGVPFFSASASEFIEMIVGVGASRVRELFAEARKVAPSIIFIDEIDTIGRQRGGGPSVSGHDEREQTLNQILTEMDGFSGSEGVIVIAATNRADILDPALTRPGRFDRVVSVSPPDRGGRQAILKIHTRDIPLAQDVDLAQVARTTPGMTGADLANLANEAALLAVKRKQERVTQSDLSEALAKVQLGAERPLVMPEEERRRTAYHESGHALLGMLQPGADPVRKVTIVPRGRALGVTLSTPEAERYSYTEEYLRGRIIGALGGMAAEQVIFGVVTTGSENDLEQVTNIARGMVARWGMSERVGRLSALPNDAQQTYGLAAAPQTLDAIEGEMRRIVDDCYEEACRKLLEHRSQLDALAEALLANETLEEAEAYRIAGILRLRKDD comes from the coding sequence ATGAGCAATGCTGCGCCGCCACGCAAGACCCCGGAGCAGCCGTGGCGCACCGAGGGCACCCCGGAGGAGCCGCCCAGGCGACCGCGCGGTCGGAAGATGCGCAGTGGCTGGTGGGGCCTGCTCGTCGCCGCAGTGGTCGTCTTCGCCGCTGCCTACCTTTCGCTGACCTACTTCAATCAGGGCAACGAGCCCACGATCGCGTACACCGAGTTCAGCAAGCAGGTCGGGGACGGCAACGTCTCCAAGATCTACTCCAAGGGCGACGCGATCCAGGGGCAGCTCAAGAGCGCACGGCAAAAGCCCGGCGGCGGGAAGTACACCAAGTTCAAGACGCAGCGCCCGGCCTTCGCGGACGACAAGCTCTGGCAGAACCTGAGCAAGCACAACGTCACGGTGACCGCGCAGCCGGTGGTCCAGGAGCGCGGCTTCGTGTACAACCTGCTGCTCTCCCTCGCGCCGTTGGTGATCCTGGTCGCGCTGTGGGTCTTCTTCGCGCGGCGGTTGCGTACGGGCTTCGGGGCAGGGGGCATGCTCGGCCGCAAGGCGCCGCCCAAACCGGTCGAGCTCCAGCCGGGCACCCAGCGCACGACGTTCGCCGACGTGGCCGGCATCGACGAGGTCAAGGGTGAACTGGACGACGTCGTCGACTTCCTCGAACACCCGGACGCCTACCGCAGCATGGGTGCGAAGATGCCCCGCGGCGTGCTGCTGACGGGCCCACCGGGCACCGGCAAGACGCTGCTCGCGCGGGCGGTGGCGGGCGAGGCGGGCGTGCCGTTCTTCTCCGCCTCCGCCTCCGAGTTCATCGAGATGATCGTCGGCGTCGGAGCGTCCCGGGTCCGGGAGCTGTTCGCCGAGGCCCGCAAGGTGGCCCCCTCGATCATCTTCATCGACGAGATCGACACGATCGGGCGACAGCGGGGCGGCGGCCCGTCGGTGAGCGGCCACGACGAGCGCGAGCAGACGCTGAACCAGATCCTCACCGAGATGGACGGCTTCTCCGGCTCCGAGGGCGTGATCGTCATCGCGGCGACGAACCGCGCCGACATCCTCGACCCGGCACTGACCCGGCCCGGACGCTTCGACCGGGTGGTCAGCGTCTCACCGCCGGACCGCGGCGGCCGTCAGGCGATCCTGAAGATCCACACGCGGGACATCCCGCTCGCCCAGGACGTGGACCTGGCCCAGGTGGCCCGTACGACGCCGGGCATGACGGGCGCGGACCTGGCCAACCTCGCCAACGAGGCGGCCCTCCTCGCGGTCAAGCGCAAGCAGGAGCGGGTGACGCAGTCGGATCTGTCGGAGGCGCTGGCGAAGGTGCAGCTGGGTGCCGAACGCCCGCTCGTGATGCCGGAGGAGGAGCGCCGGCGCACCGCGTACCACGAGAGCGGGCACGCCCTGCTGGGCATGCTGCAACCGGGCGCCGACCCGGTGCGCAAGGTCACGATCGTGCCGCGCGGCCGGGCACTCGGGGTGACGCTCTCGACCCCCGAGGCCGAGAGGTACTCGTACACGGAGGAGTATCTGCGCGGCCGCATCATCGGAGCCCTGGGCGGCATGGCCGCGGAGCAGGTGATCTTCGGCGTCGTCACCACCGGCTCCGAGAACGACCTCGAACAGGTCACCAACATCGCCCGCGGCATGGTCGCCCGCTGGGGCATGAGCGAACGGGTGGGCCGTCTGTCGGCGCTGCCCAACGACGCGCAGCAGACGTACGGCCTGGCGGCGGCCCCGCAGACGCTGGATGCGATCGAGGGCGAGATGCGCCGCATCGTGGACGACTGCTACGAGGAGGCGTGCCGCAAACTCCTGGAACACAGGAGCCAACTGGACGCGCTGGCGGAGGCGCTCCTGGCCAACGAGACGCTGGAGGAGGCGGAGGCGTACCGGATCGCGGGGATCCTGCGCCTGCGGAAGGACGATTGA
- a CDS encoding RNA-binding protein, whose amino-acid sequence MLEEALEHLVKGIVDNPDDVQVASRNLRRGRVLEVRVHPDDLGKVIGRNGRTARALRTVVGAIGGRGVRVDLVDVDHVR is encoded by the coding sequence ATGCTCGAAGAGGCGCTCGAGCACCTCGTGAAGGGCATCGTCGACAACCCTGACGATGTGCAGGTGGCTTCGCGCAACCTGCGCCGCGGGCGGGTGCTCGAGGTCCGGGTCCACCCCGACGACCTCGGCAAGGTGATCGGTCGCAACGGCCGCACCGCACGCGCCCTGCGCACCGTCGTGGGCGCCATCGGCGGCCGCGGTGTCCGTGTCGACCTCGTCGACGTGGACCACGTCCGCTGA
- the rplS gene encoding 50S ribosomal protein L19, whose product MSHLLDSVDAASLRSDIPAFRPGDTVNVHVRVIEGNRSRVQQFKGVVIRRQGAGVRETFTVRKVSFSVGVERTFPVHTPIVEKIELVTKGDVRRAKLYYLRELRGKAAKIKEKREN is encoded by the coding sequence ATGTCTCACCTGCTCGACTCCGTCGACGCCGCGTCGCTGCGCAGCGACATCCCGGCCTTCCGCCCGGGTGACACCGTCAACGTCCACGTCCGCGTCATCGAGGGCAACCGCTCCCGTGTGCAGCAGTTCAAGGGCGTTGTGATCCGTCGCCAGGGTGCCGGCGTGCGCGAGACCTTCACGGTCCGCAAGGTCTCCTTCTCTGTCGGCGTCGAGCGCACCTTCCCGGTGCACACCCCGATCGTCGAGAAGATCGAGCTCGTCACCAAGGGTGACGTGCGCCGCGCCAAGCTGTACTACCTGCGCGAGCTGCGCGGCAAGGCGGCGAAGATCAAGGAGAAGCGCGAGAACTGA
- the proS gene encoding proline--tRNA ligase, translating to MAKTPVLTPRADDFPRWYQDLVGKAELADNGPVRGTMVIRPYGYGLWERMQAEMDARIKETGTQNAYFPLLIPQSYLTREADHVEGFAPELAVVTHGGGKELEEPAVVRPTSETIINEYFSKWVQSYRDLPLLINQWANVVRWELRPRLFLRTSEFLWQEGHTAHATYEEARDFAARIQRDIYGDFLENVLATDFVAGRKTVKERFAGAINTLTLESMMGDGKALQMVTSHELGQNFAKAFNTRYLSKGGTQEYVWQTSWGSTTRMIGALVMTHGDDNGLRVPPRLAHIQAVVLAIKGDEAVLAKVRELGDQLKAAGVRVQVDDRTDTPFGRRAVDWELKGVPVRIEIGPRDLENGTAMLARRIPGGDKEPVAIESLVRLLPGILEEDQELLLKQSRERRQARTADVSTIDQAVEAATAGGWARIPWAVLGEDGEVKLAEHGVTVRCLVAEDGSVPDADDAPGNVAVVARAY from the coding sequence ATGGCGAAGACACCCGTTCTCACACCCCGCGCGGACGACTTCCCGCGCTGGTACCAGGACCTGGTCGGCAAGGCGGAACTGGCCGACAACGGGCCGGTGCGCGGCACCATGGTCATCCGACCGTACGGGTACGGTCTGTGGGAGCGGATGCAGGCGGAGATGGACGCCCGCATCAAGGAGACGGGCACCCAGAACGCGTACTTTCCCCTTCTGATCCCCCAGTCGTACCTCACTCGCGAGGCCGACCACGTCGAGGGCTTCGCGCCCGAACTCGCCGTGGTCACGCACGGCGGAGGCAAGGAGCTGGAGGAGCCCGCGGTCGTCCGCCCCACCTCCGAGACCATCATCAACGAGTACTTCTCCAAGTGGGTGCAGAGCTACCGTGACCTGCCCCTGCTGATCAACCAGTGGGCGAACGTGGTCCGTTGGGAGCTGCGGCCCCGCCTGTTCCTGCGCACCTCCGAGTTCCTGTGGCAGGAGGGACACACCGCGCACGCCACGTACGAGGAGGCCCGTGACTTCGCCGCGCGCATCCAGCGCGACATCTACGGGGACTTCCTTGAGAACGTCCTCGCGACCGACTTCGTGGCCGGGCGCAAGACGGTCAAGGAGCGCTTCGCCGGTGCCATCAACACCCTCACGCTCGAAAGCATGATGGGCGACGGCAAGGCCCTCCAGATGGTCACCAGCCATGAGCTGGGGCAGAACTTCGCCAAGGCGTTCAACACCCGCTACCTGTCGAAGGGCGGCACGCAGGAATACGTCTGGCAGACCTCATGGGGCTCGACCACGCGCATGATCGGTGCCCTGGTGATGACGCACGGTGACGACAACGGCCTGCGGGTCCCGCCGCGCCTGGCGCACATCCAGGCCGTCGTCCTCGCGATCAAGGGTGACGAAGCGGTTCTGGCCAAGGTCCGCGAACTCGGCGATCAGCTGAAGGCCGCGGGCGTACGCGTCCAGGTGGACGACCGCACCGACACCCCGTTCGGCCGCCGCGCCGTCGACTGGGAACTCAAGGGCGTGCCCGTACGCATCGAGATCGGCCCCCGTGACCTGGAGAACGGCACGGCGATGCTGGCCCGCCGTATCCCTGGGGGAGACAAGGAGCCGGTGGCGATCGAGTCCCTCGTACGCCTGCTTCCCGGGATTCTCGAAGAGGACCAGGAACTGCTCCTGAAGCAGTCGCGTGAGCGCCGTCAGGCCCGCACGGCGGACGTGTCGACGATCGACCAGGCCGTCGAGGCGGCGACGGCGGGCGGCTGGGCGCGCATCCCGTGGGCCGTCCTCGGCGAGGACGGCGAGGTCAAGCTGGCCGAGCACGGGGTGACCGTACGGTGTCTGGTCGCCGAGGACGGGTCGGTTCCTGACGCCGACGACGCGCCGGGTAACGTCGCGGTCGTCGCGCGCGCTTACTGA
- a CDS encoding NUDIX hydrolase, translating to MRKVARVVLLDPQDRILLLHGHEPDDPADDWWFTPGGGLEGDETREQAALRELAEETGITDVELGPVLWRRTCSFPFAGRRWDQDEWYYLARTAQTATAALSLTDLEKRSVAGARWWTCRELAEAHETVYPTRLAELLRTLLDEGPPARPEVLDTEIV from the coding sequence CTGCGCAAGGTGGCGCGGGTCGTACTCCTGGACCCGCAGGACCGCATCCTGTTGCTGCACGGCCACGAGCCGGACGATCCGGCGGACGACTGGTGGTTCACCCCCGGCGGTGGCCTGGAGGGCGACGAGACGCGCGAGCAGGCCGCACTGCGGGAGCTCGCCGAGGAGACCGGCATCACGGATGTGGAACTGGGCCCGGTGCTGTGGCGGCGCACCTGCTCGTTTCCGTTCGCCGGCCGCCGCTGGGACCAGGACGAGTGGTACTACCTGGCCCGTACGGCCCAGACGGCGACCGCCGCGCTCAGCCTGACGGATCTGGAAAAGCGCAGTGTCGCGGGAGCACGGTGGTGGACGTGCCGGGAACTGGCCGAGGCGCATGAGACGGTGTATCCGACGAGACTCGCCGAGCTGCTGCGCACGCTGCTCGACGAAGGTCCCCCGGCCAGACCCGAGGTCCTCGACACAGAAATCGTCTAG
- the lepB gene encoding signal peptidase I — protein sequence MDTEAQHVERDRSSDPVESEDTSEAPGPEERSRFALVSRITDWLPGGRITLTVLVCLLFLLGLSTFVTQPFVIPSGSMERGLRVGDRVLVNKLAYRFGSKPQPGDVVVFDGTGYFGNADYIKRVVGVGGDHLVCCDKKGRLEVNGRSVDESSFLYPGNSPSDVSFDVVVPDGTLFVLGDHRADSSDSRDHLGSPGGGMIPLGAVIGRADWLIWPSAHWKHLTRPGAYARVPARVPEANEPNRADGAHG from the coding sequence ATGGACACCGAAGCACAGCACGTGGAGCGCGACCGCTCCTCCGACCCCGTCGAATCCGAGGACACCTCGGAGGCACCGGGTCCGGAGGAACGGTCGCGCTTTGCGTTGGTCTCCCGGATCACCGACTGGCTGCCCGGCGGCCGGATCACCCTGACCGTGCTGGTCTGCCTGCTGTTTCTCCTCGGCCTCAGCACGTTTGTCACACAGCCGTTCGTCATCCCCAGCGGCTCGATGGAGCGCGGATTGAGGGTTGGGGACCGCGTGCTCGTAAATAAGTTGGCGTACCGTTTCGGATCGAAGCCGCAGCCGGGAGACGTCGTCGTCTTCGACGGCACCGGGTATTTCGGGAACGCCGACTACATCAAGCGCGTGGTCGGCGTGGGCGGAGACCACCTGGTCTGCTGCGACAAGAAGGGGAGGCTCGAGGTGAACGGCCGGTCGGTCGACGAGTCGTCGTTTCTGTACCCCGGGAACAGCCCGTCCGACGTCTCCTTCGACGTCGTCGTGCCCGACGGCACGCTCTTCGTGCTCGGTGACCACCGTGCCGACTCCAGCGACTCCCGCGACCATCTGGGTTCGCCCGGCGGCGGGATGATCCCCCTCGGCGCCGTGATCGGCAGGGCCGACTGGCTCATCTGGCCCTCCGCGCACTGGAAGCACCTCACCCGTCCCGGCGCCTACGCGCGCGTGCCCGCCCGCGTCCCGGAGGCGAACGAGCCGAACCGTGCGGACGGTGCCCATGGGTAA
- the lepB gene encoding signal peptidase I: protein MGDLAVGARSGHDGPEDRPVQPDEAASPAAAGHAGSGSGSADGDTQGGGDQAGPPKKQRSFWKELPLLVGIALVLALLIKTFLVQAFSIPSDSMQNTLQQGDRVLVDKLTPWFGSEPSRGEVVVFHDPDNWLRGEPTTTPNAIQTALSWIGLMPSAEEKDLIKRVIGVAGDTIECKDTGPLLVNGKALNEPYVYPGNTPCTLDDQGGQFKVTVPPGKIWVMGDHRQNSLDSRYHQTDRNGGFVPVDNVVGRAIVVAWPPTRWNTLPIPDTFDQGLSVAAPGALGLTGAVPLVLWRRRRDTARLTAGNPRVSGSGTAG, encoded by the coding sequence GTGGGGGATTTGGCGGTCGGCGCACGGTCCGGACACGATGGTCCCGAAGACAGGCCGGTGCAACCCGACGAGGCGGCTTCCCCGGCCGCGGCAGGCCACGCCGGCTCCGGGAGCGGCTCCGCGGACGGCGACACGCAGGGGGGCGGCGATCAGGCCGGCCCGCCGAAGAAGCAGCGCTCCTTCTGGAAGGAGCTTCCGCTCCTCGTCGGTATCGCGCTGGTGCTCGCGCTGCTGATCAAGACATTCCTGGTGCAGGCGTTCTCGATCCCCTCGGACTCGATGCAGAACACCCTCCAGCAGGGTGACCGCGTCCTCGTCGACAAGCTGACCCCGTGGTTCGGCTCCGAGCCTTCGCGCGGCGAGGTGGTCGTCTTCCACGACCCGGACAACTGGCTCAGGGGCGAGCCCACCACCACCCCGAACGCCATCCAGACGGCCCTGAGCTGGATCGGCCTGATGCCGTCCGCCGAGGAGAAGGACCTCATCAAGCGGGTCATCGGTGTCGCCGGCGACACCATCGAGTGCAAGGACACGGGCCCGCTGCTGGTCAACGGCAAGGCGCTGAACGAGCCTTACGTGTACCCCGGCAACACCCCGTGCACCCTCGACGACCAGGGCGGCCAGTTCAAGGTCACGGTTCCCCCGGGCAAAATCTGGGTCATGGGTGACCACCGGCAGAACTCGCTGGACTCCCGCTACCACCAGACGGACAGGAACGGCGGCTTCGTGCCCGTGGACAACGTCGTCGGCCGCGCCATCGTGGTCGCCTGGCCGCCCACCCGCTGGAACACGCTGCCCATCCCGGACACCTTCGACCAGGGACTCAGTGTGGCGGCGCCCGGAGCGCTCGGCCTGACGGGCGCGGTGCCGCTGGTGCTGTGGCGCAGGCGGCGCGACACCGCGCGCCTTACCGCCGGAAACCCGAGGGTTTCTGGCAGCGGTACCGCCGGGTAG
- the rpsP gene encoding 30S ribosomal protein S16: MAVKIKLKRLGKIRSPHYRIVVADSRTRRDGRAIEEIGKYHPTYNPSVIEVNAERVAYWLSVGAQPTEPVLAILKKTGDWQKFKGEPAPAPLLVAAPKATRPSFEALSGEDEGKGEAITQKKKAEKKDEAAAESESTEA; the protein is encoded by the coding sequence GTGGCAGTCAAGATCAAGCTGAAGCGTCTGGGCAAGATCCGTTCGCCTCACTACCGCATCGTCGTCGCCGACTCCCGTACCCGCCGTGACGGCCGGGCGATCGAGGAGATCGGCAAGTACCACCCGACGTACAACCCGTCGGTCATCGAGGTCAACGCCGAGCGCGTGGCGTACTGGCTCTCCGTCGGCGCCCAGCCGACCGAGCCCGTGCTCGCCATCCTCAAGAAGACCGGCGACTGGCAGAAGTTCAAGGGCGAGCCCGCCCCGGCGCCGCTGCTGGTGGCCGCGCCCAAGGCCACGCGTCCGTCGTTCGAGGCGCTCAGCGGTGAGGACGAGGGCAAGGGTGAGGCCATCACCCAGAAGAAGAAGGCTGAGAAGAAGGACGAGGCCGCTGCCGAGTCCGAGTCGACCGAGGCCTGA
- a CDS encoding DUF2469 domain-containing protein: MSAEDLEKYETEMELKLYREYRDVVGLFKYVIETERRFYLTNDYEMQVHSVQGEVFFEVSMADAWVWDMYRPARFVKQVRVLTFKDVNIEELNKSDLELPGG; the protein is encoded by the coding sequence ATGAGCGCCGAGGACCTCGAGAAGTACGAGACCGAGATGGAGCTGAAGCTCTACCGGGAGTACCGCGACGTCGTCGGTCTGTTCAAATATGTGATTGAGACCGAACGGCGCTTCTACCTCACCAACGACTACGAGATGCAGGTGCACTCGGTCCAGGGCGAGGTGTTCTTCGAGGTGTCCATGGCGGACGCCTGGGTGTGGGACATGTACCGGCCTGCTCGCTTCGTGAAGCAGGTACGGGTGCTCACATTCAAGGATGTGAACATTGAGGAGCTGAACAAGAGCGATCTGGAGCTTCCCGGCGGGTGA
- a CDS encoding YraN family protein, producing MTVGAGGGADMNTHQARSALGRYGEELAARRMTEAGMTVLERNWRCGRSGEIDIVARDGDVLVVCEVKTRRGGCFEHPMAAVTPVKAGRLRDLAERWIQAHGGAPPGGVRIDVVGVVLPERGAAVLEHARGVA from the coding sequence GTGACGGTTGGCGCCGGAGGTGGTGCCGACATGAACACACATCAGGCACGCAGTGCACTCGGCAGGTATGGCGAGGAACTGGCCGCCCGGCGGATGACCGAGGCCGGGATGACGGTCCTGGAGCGCAACTGGCGCTGCGGCAGGAGCGGCGAGATCGACATCGTGGCCAGGGACGGTGATGTCCTGGTCGTCTGCGAGGTGAAGACCCGCCGCGGCGGCTGCTTCGAGCATCCGATGGCCGCCGTCACACCGGTCAAGGCAGGGCGGCTGCGCGATCTCGCCGAGCGCTGGATCCAGGCGCACGGCGGGGCACCACCGGGCGGGGTGCGCATCGACGTGGTCGGTGTCGTCCTGCCCGAGCGCGGCGCGGCCGTGCTCGAGCACGCGCGGGGGGTGGCCTGA
- the rimM gene encoding ribosome maturation factor RimM (Essential for efficient processing of 16S rRNA) — MQLVVARIGRAHGIKGEVTVEVRTDEPELRLAPGAVLATEPASAGPLTIETGRVHSGRLLLRFEGVSDRNAAEALRNTLLIAEVDPDELPEGEDEYYDHQLMDLDVVTKDGVEVGRITEISHLPTQDLFVVERPDGTEVMIPFVEEIVTEIDLEEQRAVIDPPPGLIDDRAEIASSRDDSARNDSAGDDSA; from the coding sequence GTGCAGCTGGTAGTCGCACGGATCGGCCGCGCCCACGGAATCAAGGGCGAGGTCACCGTCGAGGTGCGTACCGATGAGCCCGAGCTGAGGCTGGCACCGGGCGCGGTGCTGGCCACCGAGCCCGCCTCGGCCGGACCGCTGACCATCGAGACCGGCCGCGTACACAGCGGCCGCCTTCTGCTGCGGTTCGAGGGCGTGAGCGACCGCAACGCCGCCGAGGCGCTGCGCAACACCCTGTTGATCGCCGAGGTCGACCCGGACGAACTGCCCGAGGGCGAGGACGAGTACTACGACCACCAGCTCATGGACCTGGACGTGGTGACCAAGGACGGCGTGGAGGTCGGCCGGATCACCGAGATCTCGCATCTGCCCACGCAGGACCTGTTCGTGGTCGAGCGGCCCGACGGGACCGAGGTGATGATCCCCTTCGTCGAGGAGATCGTCACCGAGATCGACCTGGAGGAGCAGCGGGCCGTCATCGATCCCCCGCCCGGGCTGATCGACGACCGGGCGGAGATCGCCTCGTCGAGGGACGACAGCGCGAGGAACGACAGCGCGGGGGACGACAGCGCATGA
- the lepB gene encoding signal peptidase I: protein MSGTGRKEGRGRLGSTLSGMAVALGCVLFLGGFGWAAIVYKPYTVPTDSMSPTIVAGDRVLAQRVDGADIKRGDVVVFRQKSWGDMPMVKRVVAVGGDTVACCTDGKLTVNGKRIQEPYLPKGQAAEWKSIPSVTVPEGRLFLLGDERSGSLDSTAHLTEAFSGTVPRSAVDARVDAVVWPMNGMLARPTGFETLGPLSSPGPLRLILGAVVAGVVLVLGGAAYGPIAGLAGRKRTSAVRTEPAGVR from the coding sequence ATGAGCGGGACTGGTCGTAAAGAGGGCCGCGGACGGCTCGGCAGCACGCTGTCGGGGATGGCCGTGGCCCTCGGCTGTGTGCTCTTCCTCGGCGGGTTCGGCTGGGCCGCGATCGTCTACAAGCCGTACACCGTGCCGACCGACTCCATGTCGCCCACCATCGTCGCCGGTGACCGGGTCCTCGCGCAGCGCGTCGACGGCGCGGACATCAAGCGCGGTGACGTCGTCGTCTTCAGGCAGAAGAGCTGGGGCGACATGCCCATGGTCAAGCGGGTCGTGGCGGTCGGCGGCGACACGGTCGCCTGTTGCACCGACGGCAAGCTCACCGTCAACGGCAAGCGCATCCAGGAGCCGTACCTGCCGAAGGGCCAGGCCGCCGAGTGGAAGTCGATCCCGAGTGTCACCGTTCCCGAGGGGCGGCTGTTCCTCCTCGGTGACGAGCGCAGTGGCTCCCTCGACTCCACGGCCCACCTGACGGAGGCCTTCAGCGGCACGGTCCCGCGCAGCGCGGTGGACGCCCGCGTGGACGCCGTGGTGTGGCCGATGAACGGGATGCTGGCCCGTCCGACGGGCTTCGAGACGCTCGGCCCGCTCTCGTCGCCCGGACCCCTGCGGCTGATCCTCGGGGCGGTCGTGGCGGGCGTGGTGCTGGTGCTGGGCGGTGCGGCGTACGGCCCGATCGCGGGACTCGCCGGACGGAAGCGCACGAGCGCGGTGCGGACGGAGCCGGCCGGTGTCCGCTGA
- a CDS encoding SAM-dependent methyltransferase: MTPTAVRQHHPHAGPAPRVDRCARARDWAEIQERMLVPLYEAVYERLEVGSGTRLLGLGCGSGLALLMAVSRGASVTGVHRGARERLALARERLMPETWGTRARAAARLVDGRPQDATPATGEPAYNLVCAFEPIGCVDGDLEGLVEQLAAAMPLAEHGSLVVLTGWGPPERCSTSSVLRVAAKPADPERGTGNWRPARRDDLEEAARRSGLRPDGSGRVACPFGYADLDSAVRGMLSTGFFDGALDATDQEQVDKELTEALHPHQRADGTVWMPNVFRYLIARIP; encoded by the coding sequence ATGACACCTACGGCCGTGCGGCAGCACCACCCCCACGCGGGACCTGCTCCTCGCGTGGACCGGTGTGCACGCGCGCGTGACTGGGCCGAGATACAGGAGCGGATGCTCGTGCCGCTCTACGAGGCCGTCTACGAGCGGCTCGAAGTGGGCTCCGGGACGCGGCTGCTGGGGCTCGGGTGCGGTTCGGGCCTGGCGCTGCTGATGGCTGTCTCCCGGGGTGCCTCGGTCACCGGTGTCCACCGCGGTGCGCGCGAGCGGCTGGCCCTCGCCCGCGAGCGGCTGATGCCCGAGACGTGGGGCACGCGCGCGCGTGCGGCCGCCCGGCTCGTCGACGGCCGCCCACAGGACGCGACGCCCGCCACCGGAGAGCCCGCGTACAACCTGGTGTGCGCCTTCGAGCCCATCGGCTGCGTGGACGGCGACCTGGAGGGCCTCGTGGAACAGCTCGCGGCGGCCATGCCGCTCGCCGAGCACGGGTCGCTGGTGGTGCTCACCGGATGGGGTCCGCCGGAACGTTGCAGCACCTCGTCCGTGCTCCGCGTCGCCGCCAAACCGGCCGATCCCGAGCGCGGTACGGGCAACTGGCGCCCCGCCCGTCGCGACGACCTGGAGGAGGCGGCACGGCGCTCCGGGCTGCGGCCGGACGGATCGGGACGCGTCGCCTGTCCCTTCGGGTACGCCGACCTGGACAGCGCGGTACGCGGGATGCTGTCGACGGGGTTCTTCGACGGGGCCCTCGACGCGACGGACCAGGAACAGGTCGACAAGGAACTCACGGAGGCGCTGCACCCGCACCAGCGGGCGGACGGAACGGTGTGGATGCCGAACGTGTTCCGCTATCTGATCGCCCGCATCCCCTAG
- the trmD gene encoding tRNA (guanosine(37)-N1)-methyltransferase TrmD — MRLDVVTIFPEYLEPLNVSLVGKARARGQLDVHVHDLRSWTYDRHNTVDDTPYGGGPGMVMKTEPWGGALDDILADGYETGSSAPALIVPTPSGRPFTQELAVELSERPWLIFTPARYEGIDRRVIDEYATRIPVYEVSIGDYVLAGGEAAVLVITEAVARLLPGVLGNAESHQDDSFAPGAMANLLEGPVYTKPPAWRGREIPEVLLSGHHGKIARWRRDEALRRTTANRPDLIERCDPSAFDKKDREMLSILGWAPDPDGEPYGRFWRRPEGVEE, encoded by the coding sequence ATGAGGCTCGACGTCGTCACGATCTTCCCCGAGTACCTGGAACCGCTGAACGTCTCCCTCGTCGGCAAGGCACGCGCGCGTGGACAGCTCGACGTCCACGTGCACGATCTGCGGTCCTGGACGTACGACCGCCACAACACCGTCGACGACACGCCGTACGGCGGCGGCCCCGGCATGGTCATGAAGACGGAGCCCTGGGGCGGGGCGCTGGACGACATCCTGGCCGACGGGTACGAGACCGGTTCCTCGGCACCCGCTCTGATCGTCCCCACGCCCAGCGGGCGTCCCTTCACCCAGGAGCTCGCCGTCGAGCTCTCCGAACGCCCGTGGCTGATCTTCACGCCCGCCCGCTACGAGGGCATCGACCGCCGCGTCATCGACGAGTACGCGACCCGGATACCCGTGTACGAGGTGTCCATCGGCGACTACGTCCTGGCCGGCGGCGAGGCGGCCGTCCTGGTCATCACGGAGGCGGTGGCCCGGCTGCTGCCGGGCGTCCTGGGCAACGCCGAGTCCCACCAGGACGACTCGTTCGCGCCGGGCGCGATGGCCAACCTCCTGGAGGGGCCCGTCTACACCAAGCCGCCGGCCTGGCGCGGCCGGGAGATCCCGGAGGTGCTGCTCAGCGGCCACCACGGAAAGATCGCCCGCTGGCGCCGGGACGAGGCGCTGCGGCGGACCACGGCCAACCGGCCTGATCTGATCGAGCGTTGCGACCCCTCGGCCTTCGACAAGAAGGACCGCGAGATGCTCTCCATCCTGGGCTGGGCGCCGGATCCGGACGGCGAGCCGTACGGTCGATTTTGGCGCAGGCCAGAGGGCGTGGAAGAATAG